The Stenotrophomonas maltophilia genome includes a region encoding these proteins:
- a CDS encoding IS481-like element ISStma12 family transposase, translated as MNHHKNARLTPFSRELLVRRITEQGLRPEEAAQACGVSVRTAYKWPARYRAEGLIGLQNRSSRPSRSPHGTPEALVEQIVQRRRQRQTYLTISKALGVAHSTISRLMRRRGLNRLCLLDPPKKAVRYEYDSPGGLLHLDIKKLGNFHRPGHRVDPNRRGNAGGGGWGYVHVAIDDHSRVAFSSVHTDEKGSTACQALLAALAYYKTLGVTFQRVLTDNGACYRSGVFARLVASLGMKHYRTKPYTPRTNGKAERFIQTSLREWAYACEYASSEQRNAVLPEWLHHYNWHRPHMGIGSQPPISRIPLNNVVGLHS; from the coding sequence ATGAACCACCATAAAAATGCCCGTTTGACGCCGTTTAGTCGAGAACTTCTTGTCCGCCGCATCACTGAGCAAGGCCTTCGGCCAGAAGAGGCCGCCCAGGCTTGCGGGGTGAGTGTACGCACGGCTTACAAGTGGCCGGCCCGGTATCGAGCCGAGGGCCTGATTGGGCTGCAGAACCGCAGCTCTCGGCCCAGCCGCAGCCCCCATGGCACCCCTGAGGCATTGGTAGAGCAGATCGTCCAGCGTCGACGTCAACGGCAAACCTACCTGACCATTTCCAAGGCATTGGGTGTGGCTCACAGCACCATTTCACGACTGATGCGCCGACGAGGACTCAATCGCCTGTGCCTTCTGGACCCACCGAAGAAGGCGGTCCGGTATGAGTACGACAGCCCGGGCGGCTTGCTGCACTTGGATATCAAGAAACTCGGCAACTTCCACCGGCCCGGACACCGGGTCGATCCGAATCGGCGTGGCAATGCTGGCGGCGGTGGCTGGGGCTATGTCCATGTGGCCATTGATGACCACTCCCGAGTCGCCTTCAGTAGCGTTCACACCGATGAGAAGGGCTCAACGGCCTGCCAAGCGCTGCTGGCCGCTTTGGCGTACTACAAGACGCTGGGGGTCACCTTCCAGCGTGTTCTGACTGACAACGGCGCCTGCTATCGCTCCGGCGTCTTCGCTCGACTCGTCGCCTCGTTGGGCATGAAGCACTATCGGACCAAGCCCTACACCCCGCGAACCAACGGTAAGGCCGAGCGCTTCATCCAGACCAGCTTGCGTGAATGGGCCTACGCCTGCGAGTACGCTTCGTCAGAGCAACGCAACGCCGTGCTACCTGAATGGCTGCATCATTACAACTGGCACCGACCCCACATGGGGATCGGCAGCCAGCCGCCTATTTCCAGAATCCCGCTGAACAACGTGGTGGGTTTACACAGTTAG
- a CDS encoding LysR family transcriptional regulator, translating to MSIELRHLRYFLAVADTLHFGQAAERLGMSQPPLSQQIRQLEDLIGARLFVRSHRRVQLTPAGELLQERARAIVQQVETAVDEVQRAQRGEQGELHIGLTRATPLSPQIPRSILHYRQQYPQVRLQLSEMNTLQQIDALLDGSLDVGIIRKRALPPELVAHSLFVDPLALIVHADHPALRRLSKQGTLSLRDFAQEPFVAFRRSAGAGIHDHMIALCAAAGFTPRIVQEAGEASTLISLAAAGLGAAILPSSCDHIRVEGSRFVALADAGAHSEVQLAWHRERVTPLIRNFATLLRGAFAGRVDC from the coding sequence ATGTCCATCGAACTCCGCCACCTGCGTTACTTCCTCGCTGTTGCCGATACGCTGCACTTCGGCCAGGCGGCGGAGCGGCTGGGCATGTCGCAGCCGCCGCTCAGCCAGCAGATCCGCCAGCTGGAGGACCTGATCGGTGCGCGCCTGTTCGTGCGCAGCCATCGTCGTGTGCAGCTGACGCCTGCGGGCGAGCTGCTGCAGGAACGTGCACGCGCCATCGTGCAGCAGGTGGAGACGGCGGTGGACGAGGTACAGCGCGCGCAGCGCGGTGAGCAGGGTGAACTGCACATCGGCCTGACCCGCGCCACGCCGCTGTCGCCGCAGATTCCGCGTTCGATCCTGCATTACCGCCAGCAGTATCCGCAGGTGCGGCTGCAGCTGAGCGAGATGAACACCCTGCAGCAGATCGACGCGCTGCTCGACGGCTCACTGGACGTGGGCATCATCCGCAAGCGTGCGCTGCCGCCGGAACTGGTGGCGCACAGCCTGTTCGTCGATCCGCTGGCGTTGATCGTGCATGCCGACCATCCTGCCCTGCGCAGACTGTCGAAGCAGGGCACGCTGTCGCTGCGCGACTTCGCGCAGGAGCCATTCGTGGCGTTCCGCCGCAGTGCCGGTGCCGGCATCCATGACCACATGATCGCGTTGTGCGCGGCTGCCGGATTCACGCCGCGCATCGTGCAGGAGGCGGGTGAAGCCTCGACGCTGATCAGCCTGGCCGCCGCGGGCCTGGGCGCCGCGATCCTGCCGTCTTCGTGCGATCACATCCGGGTGGAAGGATCGCGCTTCGTGGCGCTGGCCGATGCCGGTGCCCATTCGGAAGTGCAGCTGGCGTGGCATCGCGAACGGGTAACCCCGTTGATCCGCAATTTCGCCACGCTGCTGCGCGGGGCATTCGCCGGTAGAGTCGACTGTTAG
- a CDS encoding LysR family transcriptional regulator, producing the protein MTTRPSPSPRFSYKSDRLKPLRAFCQTVRLGSVSRAAEALFVSQPAISLQLQALERELGVPLFERSGRRLVPSREGQLLYEMAQPLVENLDGLEARFRDKVRGLDAGELNIAANSSTILYLLPKIVERFRLHHPDVRLTLHNAISADGTDLLREDAADLAIGSMTDVPADLSYAPAYRFEQVLIAPHDHPLASGGELELADIARYPLVLPPKRQITYRLVDQVFQRHRIAYTVALEVGGWEVIKQYVAMGMGISIVPALCLNEADRERLAARSMKRWFPERSYGVIVRRGKALSAQARAFIELIQPELFSPRDYDQSGHSER; encoded by the coding sequence ATGACCACGCGCCCCTCGCCAAGTCCGCGTTTTTCCTACAAATCCGACCGGTTGAAGCCGCTGCGCGCGTTCTGCCAGACCGTGCGCCTGGGTTCGGTCTCACGGGCGGCTGAGGCACTTTTCGTCAGCCAGCCGGCGATCAGCCTTCAGTTGCAGGCGCTGGAGCGGGAGCTGGGGGTGCCGCTGTTCGAGCGCAGCGGGCGGCGCCTGGTGCCCAGCCGCGAGGGCCAGCTGCTGTATGAAATGGCGCAGCCACTGGTGGAAAACCTGGACGGGCTGGAGGCGCGCTTCCGCGACAAGGTGCGCGGACTGGATGCGGGCGAACTGAACATCGCCGCCAACAGTTCCACCATCCTCTACCTGCTGCCCAAGATCGTCGAACGCTTCCGCCTGCATCACCCGGACGTGCGTCTGACCCTGCACAACGCGATCAGCGCCGACGGCACCGACCTGCTGCGCGAGGATGCCGCCGACCTGGCGATCGGTTCGATGACCGATGTGCCGGCCGACCTGAGCTACGCCCCGGCCTACCGCTTCGAGCAGGTGCTGATCGCACCGCACGATCATCCGCTGGCCAGTGGCGGCGAGCTGGAGCTGGCCGACATCGCGCGCTATCCGCTGGTACTGCCGCCGAAGCGGCAGATCACCTATCGCCTGGTGGACCAGGTGTTCCAGCGCCACCGCATCGCCTACACCGTGGCACTGGAGGTCGGCGGCTGGGAGGTGATCAAGCAGTACGTGGCGATGGGCATGGGCATTTCGATCGTGCCGGCGCTGTGCCTGAACGAGGCCGACCGCGAGCGGTTGGCGGCGCGGTCGATGAAGCGCTGGTTCCCGGAACGCAGTTACGGGGTGATCGTGCGCCGGGGCAAGGCGCTGTCGGCGCAGGCGCGGGCGTTCATCGAGCTGATCCAGCCGGAGTTGTTCAGCCCGCGCGATTACGACCAGAGCGGGCATTCGGAGCGGTGA
- the aceB gene encoding malate synthase A: MSAVASAVPTPASKATPGIALATRVAGQDTVLPAPLLALLVSLHRAVEPGRQARLQARRERQAFFDQGGLPDFREDTTAIRNGDWRVAPLPAALQDRRVEITGPTDPKMVINALNSGAKVFMADFEDSTSPTWRNLLAGQQSLAAAVRGDLQFTAANGKHYSLRPYDEQAVLIVRPRGWHLDEKHVAIDGQPLAGGLFDAAVFAFHNARTLQAKDRGPYFYLPKLQSMEEAALWETALSHIEGMLGLPHGQIKVTVLIETLPAVFEMDEILHALRDRIVGLNCGRWDYIFSYLKTFRRHADRVLPERGQVTMTQPFLKAYSELLIQTCHRRGAHAMGGMAAQIPINNDAAANEQAMARVRADKLREVTAGHDGTWVAHPALIPVAMAIFDEHMPGANQHSVLRQDVRVGRDELIARPPGTITRASFEGNVEVCVRYLAAWLDGNGCVPIHHLMEDAATAEISRSQLWQWLHTPGQQLDDGTAIDLALLDSTLSQLPARLGDTAALPGGARIGEAIALLGELSRSDELTDFLTLPAYARID, from the coding sequence ATGTCCGCCGTCGCTTCCGCTGTTCCCACCCCTGCCAGCAAGGCTACCCCCGGCATCGCCCTGGCGACCCGCGTGGCCGGCCAGGACACCGTGCTGCCGGCGCCGCTGCTGGCCCTGCTGGTGTCGCTGCACCGTGCGGTGGAACCGGGCCGGCAGGCACGGCTGCAGGCCCGCCGCGAGCGCCAGGCGTTCTTCGATCAGGGCGGCCTGCCGGACTTCCGCGAAGACACCACCGCGATCCGCAACGGCGACTGGCGCGTTGCCCCGCTGCCGGCCGCGCTGCAGGACCGCCGCGTCGAGATCACCGGCCCGACCGACCCGAAGATGGTCATCAACGCGCTGAACTCCGGCGCCAAGGTGTTCATGGCCGACTTCGAGGATTCGACCTCGCCGACCTGGCGCAACCTCCTGGCCGGCCAGCAGTCGCTGGCGGCGGCGGTGCGCGGTGACCTGCAATTCACCGCTGCAAATGGCAAGCACTACAGCCTGCGCCCGTACGACGAGCAGGCGGTGCTGATCGTGCGCCCGCGCGGCTGGCACCTGGACGAAAAGCACGTGGCCATCGACGGCCAGCCGCTGGCCGGTGGCCTGTTCGACGCGGCGGTGTTCGCCTTCCACAACGCCCGCACCCTGCAGGCGAAGGACCGCGGCCCGTACTTCTACCTGCCCAAGCTGCAGAGCATGGAAGAGGCGGCGCTGTGGGAGACCGCGCTGTCGCACATCGAAGGCATGCTCGGCCTGCCGCATGGCCAGATCAAGGTGACGGTGCTGATCGAAACGCTGCCGGCGGTGTTCGAGATGGACGAGATCCTGCACGCGCTGCGTGACCGCATCGTCGGCCTGAACTGCGGGCGCTGGGACTACATCTTCTCGTACCTGAAGACCTTCCGCCGCCACGCCGATCGCGTGCTGCCCGAGCGCGGCCAGGTGACCATGACCCAGCCGTTCCTGAAGGCCTATTCGGAACTGCTGATCCAGACCTGCCACCGCCGCGGTGCGCATGCGATGGGCGGCATGGCCGCGCAGATTCCGATCAATAACGATGCCGCCGCCAACGAACAGGCGATGGCCCGCGTGCGCGCCGACAAGCTGCGCGAAGTCACCGCCGGCCATGACGGCACCTGGGTTGCACACCCGGCGCTGATTCCGGTGGCGATGGCGATCTTCGACGAACACATGCCCGGTGCGAACCAGCACAGCGTGCTGCGCCAGGACGTGCGCGTCGGCCGCGACGAACTGATCGCACGGCCGCCGGGCACCATCACCCGCGCCAGTTTCGAAGGCAACGTGGAAGTCTGCGTGCGCTACCTGGCCGCTTGGCTGGATGGCAACGGCTGCGTGCCGATCCACCACCTGATGGAGGATGCGGCCACCGCCGAGATCAGTCGCAGCCAGCTGTGGCAGTGGCTGCACACGCCGGGCCAGCAGCTGGACGACGGCACCGCGATCGACCTCGCGCTGCTGGATTCCACCCTCTCGCAGCTGCCGGCACGGCTGGGCGATACCGCCGCGCTGCCCGGTGGCGCACGCATCGGCGAGGCCATCGCCCTGCTCGGCGAACTGAGCCGCAGCGACGAACTGACCGATTTCCTGACCCTGCCGGCTTACGCGCGCATCGACTGA
- the aceA gene encoding isocitrate lyase: MSKLPTAEQIQHDWDTNPRWEGIQRNYSAADVVRLRGTVHIEHSLARLGAEKLWASLHEREFVNALGALTGNQAMQQVKAGLKAIYLSGWQVAADANLAGQMYPDQSLYPADSVPAVVKRINNTLLRADQLHHAEGKDDIDFLQPIVADAEAGFGGVLNAFELMKAMIEAGAAGVHFEDQLASVKKCGHMGGKVLVPTREAIEKLNAARLAADVLGVPTLLVARTDAEAADLLTSDIDANDRPFTTGERTVEGFYKTRNGLDQAISRGLAYAPYADLVWCETGKPDLEFARRFAEAIHAKFPGKLLAYNCSPSFNWKKNLDDATIAKFQRELGSYGYKFQFITLAGFHALNYGMFNLAHGYARRQMSAFVELQEAEFEAAERGFTAVKHQREVGTGYFDAVTQAIQQGQSSTTALTGSTEEEQFHGGRSERAA, encoded by the coding sequence ATGAGCAAGCTGCCCACTGCCGAACAGATCCAGCACGACTGGGATACCAACCCGCGTTGGGAAGGCATCCAGCGCAACTACAGCGCCGCCGACGTGGTGCGCCTGCGCGGCACCGTCCACATCGAGCATTCGCTGGCCCGCCTGGGTGCGGAGAAGCTGTGGGCATCGCTGCATGAGCGCGAGTTCGTCAACGCGCTGGGCGCACTGACCGGTAACCAGGCCATGCAGCAGGTCAAGGCCGGGCTGAAGGCGATCTACCTGTCCGGCTGGCAGGTGGCGGCCGACGCCAACCTGGCCGGCCAGATGTATCCGGACCAGTCGCTGTACCCGGCCGATTCGGTGCCGGCGGTGGTCAAGCGCATCAACAACACGCTGCTGCGTGCCGATCAGCTGCACCACGCCGAAGGCAAGGATGACATCGACTTCCTGCAGCCGATCGTGGCCGACGCCGAAGCCGGTTTCGGCGGCGTACTCAACGCCTTCGAACTGATGAAGGCGATGATCGAGGCCGGCGCCGCCGGCGTGCATTTCGAAGACCAGCTGGCGTCGGTGAAGAAGTGCGGCCACATGGGCGGCAAGGTGCTGGTGCCGACCCGCGAGGCCATCGAGAAGCTCAACGCCGCACGCCTGGCCGCCGACGTGCTGGGCGTGCCGACCCTGCTGGTCGCGCGCACCGATGCCGAGGCCGCGGATCTGCTGACCAGTGACATCGACGCCAACGACCGCCCGTTCACCACCGGCGAGCGCACCGTCGAGGGCTTCTACAAGACCCGCAATGGCCTGGACCAGGCGATCAGCCGTGGCCTGGCCTACGCGCCCTACGCCGACCTGGTGTGGTGCGAGACCGGCAAGCCAGACCTGGAATTCGCACGCAGGTTCGCCGAGGCGATCCATGCGAAGTTCCCGGGCAAGCTGCTGGCCTACAACTGCTCGCCCAGCTTCAACTGGAAGAAGAACCTGGACGACGCCACCATCGCCAAGTTCCAGCGTGAGCTGGGCAGCTATGGCTACAAGTTCCAATTCATCACCCTGGCCGGCTTCCACGCGCTGAACTACGGCATGTTCAATCTGGCCCACGGCTACGCACGCCGCCAGATGAGCGCGTTCGTGGAACTGCAGGAAGCCGAGTTCGAAGCCGCCGAGCGGGGATTCACCGCGGTCAAGCACCAGCGCGAGGTTGGCACCGGCTACTTCGATGCCGTGACCCAGGCGATCCAGCAGGGCCAGTCCTCGACCACCGCGTTGACCGGCTCGACCGAAGAGGAGCAGTTCCACGGCGGGCGCAGCGAACGCGCCGCGTGA
- a CDS encoding GGDEF domain-containing protein produces MTGRGAAENSDVTSGIARVAMAEIVHALLSDAEVALFARFARPRKLHAGQWLFQRGHRGERMYVILEGQIELDFGEDLVIKTLGQQEFFGELGLLVGDHPRSASARALVDCEVLELGPADFHRLVESDPGLVAYFLRRTIMRVLTNEQALISQLRRRNHDLETALDNLYITTHQLTHTRELVRTDELTGLHNRRGLTLYLQECRADGSGLPQALLLIDCDRFKQINDRHGHQAGDRVLQSMGNILRSMAGEQDLACRLGGDEFCLILRRGNHEIVQHAAEFILSAVHGLLERSHGTPHVSLVSIGASLLDPDAGWSEWYASADRALYQAKRDGGNCLRWADAVDSP; encoded by the coding sequence ATGACCGGCAGGGGTGCGGCCGAGAACAGTGATGTGACGTCAGGTATCGCCCGGGTGGCGATGGCCGAGATCGTGCATGCGCTGCTGTCCGATGCCGAGGTCGCATTGTTCGCCAGATTTGCCCGTCCACGCAAGCTTCATGCCGGGCAGTGGCTGTTCCAGCGTGGCCACCGTGGCGAGCGCATGTACGTGATCCTGGAAGGCCAGATCGAACTGGATTTCGGCGAGGACCTGGTGATCAAGACCCTCGGGCAGCAGGAGTTCTTCGGTGAGCTGGGCCTGCTGGTGGGTGATCACCCGCGCAGCGCCAGTGCGCGCGCCCTGGTGGACTGCGAGGTGCTTGAGCTGGGGCCCGCCGACTTCCATCGTCTGGTGGAATCCGATCCGGGCCTGGTCGCCTACTTCCTGCGCCGCACGATCATGCGCGTGCTGACCAACGAACAGGCGCTGATCAGCCAGCTGCGCCGGCGCAACCATGATCTGGAAACCGCGCTGGACAACCTGTACATCACTACCCACCAGCTGACCCACACCCGTGAACTGGTGCGTACCGATGAACTGACCGGGCTGCACAACCGCCGTGGCCTCACCCTGTACCTGCAGGAATGCCGCGCCGATGGCAGTGGGCTGCCGCAGGCGCTGCTGCTCATCGACTGCGACCGCTTCAAGCAGATCAATGACCGCCATGGCCACCAGGCCGGCGATCGCGTGCTGCAGAGCATGGGCAACATCCTGCGCTCGATGGCCGGTGAGCAGGACCTGGCCTGCCGGCTCGGCGGTGACGAGTTCTGCCTGATCCTGCGTCGTGGCAACCACGAGATCGTGCAGCACGCGGCAGAGTTCATCCTCAGCGCGGTACACGGCCTGCTCGAGCGCAGCCACGGCACGCCGCACGTCAGCCTGGTCAGCATCGGCGCCAGCCTGCTGGACCCGGATGCGGGCTGGAGCGAGTGGTACGCCAGCGCGGATCGTGCGCTGTACCAGGCCAAGCGTGATGGTGGCAACTGCCTGCGTTGGGCAGACGCAGTGGACTCACCCTAG
- a CDS encoding putative peptide modification system cyclase, with product MNGDNGTSAPHNQQLRALLFTDLCDSLLLVERIGDVAAAELFQEHDRLVLALQQRWNGQLIDRSDGLFMLFERPIDALGFALDYQRGLQPLGQRHEIHLQARAGLHVGDVLTWENSAEAVRAGAKAIEVEGLAKPTAARLMQLARPGQILLSAVAESIVRRSSGSLGAMAEGLQWRSFGRWRFKGVSQPAEVYGVQAAGMPTPGRLRHTAKARRDLPLWRRPLAMAAQAAVLLAAVLGVWLLTRPQPAIAFAERDWVVLGGLHNLTGNRLLDDALDQAFRISLEQSRYVNVVSDDRVSRTLEMMRKPPDRGVRERGDAAAVAVRTGARLVFVPSATDVGGRTRFSVEVVEPSTLRTLAVVSADAKAGAVLAAVDEVSRQLRDRLGEEPALIQRDSQSLPEVTTGSMDALRAFALGQKRYSRGDFNGAMAFFGQAIEVDPEFALAWLGQARCRFAMMNYRDARRLLAEADRRSGHLTPRERLYVQNWALQISDPDRATDGWARMAELYPDYMPASYNAGLNLFHENRLAEALALSRRVAQSRVELPEIAQDQYGRALLASERYAEADIAFSRAAGNGWEGALMRQATVAAARSEFEKANALLARIDPGNFHAGNFATTIALDQGDVEGAIKLAEQGRMLAGQRQGMDRYNFDMPLAVAYMMAGRRSKALMVARVAATAPFAELSGEPAVEVVDRLVAAHAAALLALRLGDAAPAKAVQARMNALQDLPDSSVLRQYVTLLAGRMMQHEGRPQAGLDLLVPLLKKQPRLQVRLAVRDLALEAGLKDVAQEQTRWLRDRPGFAYAEAQCSFCLQALNVVDVRRLMAAPAIEAADTMASMPQRSVRGEP from the coding sequence ATGAATGGCGACAACGGAACGTCGGCGCCGCACAACCAGCAACTGCGCGCCCTGCTGTTCACCGACCTGTGTGACTCGCTGCTGCTGGTCGAACGCATCGGCGATGTCGCTGCCGCCGAACTGTTCCAGGAACACGATCGCCTGGTGCTGGCACTGCAGCAGCGCTGGAACGGCCAGCTGATCGATCGCTCCGACGGGCTGTTCATGCTGTTCGAGCGCCCGATCGACGCGCTTGGCTTCGCATTGGATTACCAGCGTGGGCTGCAGCCGCTGGGGCAGAGACACGAGATCCATCTGCAGGCGCGGGCCGGTCTGCATGTGGGCGATGTGCTGACCTGGGAGAACAGCGCCGAGGCAGTGCGGGCTGGCGCCAAGGCGATTGAAGTCGAAGGCCTGGCCAAGCCGACGGCGGCGCGCCTGATGCAGTTGGCACGTCCGGGCCAGATCCTGCTTTCGGCGGTGGCCGAATCCATCGTGCGTCGCTCCAGTGGGTCGCTGGGCGCGATGGCTGAAGGCCTGCAATGGCGGTCGTTCGGGCGATGGCGCTTCAAGGGCGTGAGCCAGCCAGCCGAAGTCTACGGCGTGCAGGCGGCGGGCATGCCCACCCCGGGGCGGCTGCGGCACACGGCCAAGGCCCGGCGTGATCTTCCGTTGTGGCGCCGTCCGCTGGCGATGGCGGCGCAGGCCGCCGTACTGCTGGCCGCAGTGCTTGGCGTCTGGTTGCTGACCCGGCCACAGCCGGCCATCGCGTTCGCCGAACGCGACTGGGTGGTGCTCGGCGGGCTGCATAACCTCACCGGCAATCGACTGCTCGATGACGCCCTGGACCAGGCGTTCCGGATCAGTCTCGAGCAGTCCCGCTACGTCAACGTCGTCAGTGACGACCGCGTCAGCCGCACCCTTGAGATGATGCGGAAACCGCCGGATCGCGGTGTCCGCGAACGTGGCGATGCCGCCGCTGTGGCGGTGCGCACGGGCGCCCGCCTGGTGTTCGTGCCATCGGCGACCGATGTCGGCGGCCGAACCCGCTTCAGCGTGGAGGTGGTCGAGCCGTCGACGCTGCGCACCCTGGCCGTGGTATCCGCCGATGCGAAGGCGGGTGCGGTACTGGCGGCGGTGGACGAAGTTTCGCGCCAGCTGCGCGATCGCCTGGGCGAAGAGCCCGCATTGATCCAGCGCGACAGCCAATCCCTGCCGGAGGTGACCACGGGCAGCATGGATGCGTTGCGTGCGTTTGCCTTGGGCCAGAAGCGCTACAGCCGAGGAGATTTCAACGGCGCGATGGCGTTCTTCGGACAGGCGATCGAGGTCGATCCTGAGTTCGCCCTGGCATGGCTGGGCCAAGCCCGCTGTCGCTTCGCCATGATGAATTACCGCGATGCCCGGCGTCTGCTGGCAGAGGCCGACCGTCGATCAGGGCACCTTACACCACGCGAGCGCCTGTACGTGCAGAACTGGGCGCTGCAGATCAGTGATCCGGATCGTGCCACCGATGGCTGGGCGCGCATGGCGGAGCTGTATCCGGATTACATGCCTGCAAGCTACAACGCCGGTCTGAATCTTTTCCACGAGAACCGCCTTGCCGAGGCCCTGGCGCTTTCCAGGCGTGTTGCACAAAGCAGGGTCGAGCTGCCTGAGATCGCGCAGGACCAGTACGGCCGCGCCTTGCTGGCCAGCGAGCGCTATGCAGAGGCTGACATCGCGTTCAGCCGTGCCGCCGGCAATGGTTGGGAAGGTGCATTGATGCGCCAGGCGACGGTGGCGGCAGCGCGTTCCGAGTTCGAGAAGGCCAATGCGCTGCTTGCGCGGATCGATCCAGGCAACTTCCATGCTGGCAATTTCGCTACCACGATTGCGCTTGACCAAGGCGATGTCGAGGGCGCCATCAAGCTCGCCGAACAGGGAAGGATGCTTGCCGGACAGCGCCAGGGCATGGATCGGTACAACTTCGACATGCCCCTGGCCGTCGCCTACATGATGGCCGGCAGAAGGTCGAAGGCGCTGATGGTGGCGCGCGTGGCCGCGACCGCGCCGTTCGCAGAGCTGAGCGGCGAACCCGCGGTGGAGGTAGTGGATCGCCTGGTTGCAGCACACGCGGCAGCCTTGCTGGCACTGAGACTGGGCGATGCCGCACCGGCCAAGGCGGTCCAGGCCCGGATGAACGCGCTTCAGGATCTCCCTGACAGCAGCGTGTTGCGCCAGTACGTCACCCTGTTGGCCGGGCGGATGATGCAGCATGAGGGCCGGCCCCAGGCCGGGCTGGACCTGCTCGTACCGCTGCTGAAGAAGCAGCCACGCCTGCAGGTGCGGCTGGCAGTGCGTGACCTGGCGCTGGAGGCGGGCCTGAAGGATGTTGCCCAGGAGCAGACGCGTTGGCTGCGTGATCGCCCCGGATTTGCATATGCAGAAGCGCAATGCAGCTTCTGCCTGCAGGCGCTTAACGTAGTGGATGTGCGGAGGCTCATGGCGGCGCCGGCAATCGAGGCTGCCGACACCATGGCCTCGATGCCTCAGCGCAGCGTGCGCGGCGAGCCGTAA
- a CDS encoding NHLP-related RiPP peptide yields the protein MPTLTLSLPVARTLVQRLATDDTFRQLFATDTAAAILLAGHVPSNPADLQQFVQDCCKNICLAEKDVIAQAEEQIIAMLTSGTGYSVPMLEDGYGSPRTLR from the coding sequence ATGCCCACGTTGACGCTCTCGCTGCCGGTCGCAAGGACGCTGGTTCAGCGCCTCGCCACCGATGACACGTTCCGCCAGCTCTTCGCCACCGACACGGCCGCCGCGATACTGCTGGCTGGGCACGTTCCATCCAACCCGGCTGACCTTCAGCAGTTCGTCCAGGATTGCTGCAAGAACATCTGCCTGGCGGAGAAAGACGTCATCGCACAGGCCGAAGAGCAGATCATCGCCATGCTGACCAGTGGTACCGGCTACTCCGTGCCGATGCTTGAGGACGGTTACGGCTCGCCGCGCACGCTGCGCTGA
- a CDS encoding putative peptide maturation dehydrogenase: MDVRRCAIVVVQPTEQIRFEFEGLLRGGDGLVRTLAWEALAPHLDGPVVLDAAAQALLGSLSPSAWTTLEAGEACSPAMDLLIASGLVLTRGQDDDVAARDERLRATHWHPLAAVMHAFSRWEDVDAVRNMRESQIETASQMRRTLGPPPPHAAAADAGLVPLPPQQSNDFDALLARRVTCRNFDVTRSLPLPLLSQMLQRAFGSSSCQREGDDLVFLKKNVPSGGGLHPVEAYVLVRNVDGLAAGMYLYRAQGHGLMPVDCPVAIDRDFVMSMVGQQHWFADAHVLVVLAPRFNRTYWKYRQHGKSYRVVAMEAGHLSQTLYLAATDAGLGAFITAAINEKPIERALGLDTINEGVLAVCGFGWRASRMTTSELDPAGVIWNLEDRAG; the protein is encoded by the coding sequence ATGGATGTCAGGCGCTGCGCGATCGTAGTGGTACAGCCCACCGAGCAGATCCGGTTTGAGTTTGAGGGCCTGCTGCGCGGTGGTGATGGGCTGGTGCGCACGCTTGCCTGGGAGGCACTCGCCCCCCACCTGGACGGACCGGTGGTGCTGGACGCTGCGGCACAGGCACTGCTGGGAAGCCTGAGCCCAAGTGCATGGACCACGCTTGAGGCAGGGGAGGCCTGTTCACCCGCGATGGACCTGCTGATCGCCAGTGGCCTGGTGTTGACCCGCGGGCAGGATGACGATGTTGCCGCTCGTGACGAGCGGTTGCGTGCAACGCATTGGCATCCCCTGGCTGCGGTCATGCATGCCTTCTCACGCTGGGAGGATGTTGACGCCGTTCGCAACATGCGTGAATCACAGATCGAAACGGCCTCGCAGATGCGCAGGACGTTGGGACCGCCGCCACCGCACGCTGCCGCTGCCGACGCTGGGTTGGTACCACTGCCGCCTCAGCAGTCCAACGATTTCGACGCACTGCTGGCGCGGCGCGTCACCTGCCGGAACTTCGATGTCACCCGATCACTGCCGCTGCCCCTGCTGAGCCAGATGCTGCAACGGGCATTCGGCAGCAGCAGCTGCCAGCGCGAAGGCGATGATCTGGTGTTCCTGAAGAAGAACGTCCCTTCGGGCGGTGGACTGCATCCTGTCGAAGCCTACGTGCTGGTGCGCAATGTCGATGGACTTGCCGCGGGCATGTACCTCTATCGAGCGCAGGGCCACGGACTGATGCCGGTTGATTGCCCCGTGGCCATCGATCGCGACTTCGTGATGTCCATGGTCGGGCAGCAGCACTGGTTCGCGGATGCGCACGTGCTGGTGGTCCTGGCCCCGCGTTTCAACAGGACGTACTGGAAGTATCGCCAGCATGGGAAAAGCTATCGGGTTGTCGCGATGGAAGCGGGACATCTATCCCAGACGCTGTACCTGGCGGCCACGGATGCCGGCCTGGGAGCATTCATTACTGCAGCGATCAACGAAAAGCCCATCGAACGTGCCCTGGGCCTGGACACGATCAACGAGGGGGTACTCGCGGTCTGCGGTTTCGGATGGCGTGCATCACGGATGACGACCAGCGAACTGGACCCGGCAGGCGTGATCTGGAACCTTGAAGACCGCGCGGGCTGA